Proteins encoded by one window of Marixanthomonas sp. SCSIO 43207:
- a CDS encoding fumarate hydratase, translating to MKYSVLSGDIVSSTSLNSKDKALVERELTKLLDSLHTEFNTYGRIIKGDYIECVVPKPEDGLRVALAIKSFVKSISIELKEYKKGTNRVRLFKTHGLRLAIGYGTLSRYMPEKGIIDGEAIYLSGRAISGMSTHNKERVVIKNTLFFNSENEELNDRFQPIFELLDTLLSKATARQSEVLYLKLLNKQEDEIAKQLAIGQSAVNRHSTSVGWNAIETAVAYFHKTLSK from the coding sequence ATGAAATATTCAGTTTTATCGGGAGATATAGTATCATCTACTAGTTTAAATAGTAAAGACAAGGCTTTAGTAGAACGTGAACTTACCAAACTATTGGATAGTTTACATACTGAATTTAACACCTATGGCCGTATTATTAAAGGCGATTATATAGAGTGTGTAGTGCCAAAACCAGAAGATGGATTGCGAGTAGCTTTGGCAATAAAAAGTTTTGTAAAATCCATTTCAATAGAACTGAAAGAATATAAAAAAGGCACAAATAGAGTAAGGTTATTTAAAACACATGGATTAAGACTTGCCATTGGATACGGAACATTAAGTAGGTACATGCCAGAAAAAGGTATAATTGATGGGGAGGCGATATACCTTTCGGGCAGAGCGATAAGCGGAATGTCTACACATAATAAAGAACGTGTGGTGATTAAAAACACACTGTTTTTTAATTCAGAAAATGAAGAGCTTAACGATAGATTTCAACCTATTTTTGAATTACTAGACACGTTGTTGAGTAAAGCAACAGCAAGACAAAGCGAAGTCTTGTATTTAAAACTGCTAAATAAACAAGAGGATGAAATAGCAAAACAATTAGCAATAGGCCAATCTGCAGTAAATAGACACTCTACCAGTGTGGGGTGGAATGCAATAGAAACTGCTGTAGCATACTTTCACAAAACGCTTTCAAAATAA
- the rlmH gene encoding 23S rRNA (pseudouridine(1915)-N(3))-methyltransferase RlmH: MKITLLAIGKTDDKNLQTLINQYTKRLKHYVPFSFEVIPDIKNVKNRSQALQKKAEGQEIIKRLQPADALILLDENGKQYSSVSFSQFLQKKMNSGLKNLTFVIGGPYGFSDEVYERANGKLSLSKMTFSHQMVRVFFIEQLYRGFTILRNEPYHHR; encoded by the coding sequence ATGAAAATTACGTTGCTTGCCATAGGGAAAACAGACGATAAAAACCTACAAACACTTATCAATCAATACACAAAAAGGTTAAAACATTATGTGCCTTTTTCTTTTGAAGTTATACCTGATATTAAAAATGTAAAAAACCGATCTCAAGCTTTACAAAAAAAAGCAGAAGGTCAAGAAATTATTAAAAGATTACAGCCCGCAGATGCACTAATACTTCTTGATGAAAACGGAAAGCAATATAGTTCTGTAAGTTTTTCTCAATTTCTTCAGAAAAAAATGAATAGCGGACTCAAAAACTTAACTTTTGTCATTGGCGGTCCGTATGGTTTTAGTGATGAAGTTTATGAAAGAGCCAATGGTAAGCTATCACTCTCAAAAATGACATTTTCACATCAAATGGTAAGAGTGTTTTTTATAGAGCAACTGTACCGAGGATTTACAATTTTACGAAACGAACCGTACCACCACAGGTAA
- a CDS encoding adenylate/guanylate cyclase domain-containing protein: MKIKLSRYKTRQLWFYTKRAFWILISWVLISNVLFFYEFFTLKGEGLLSSAFDFHSAFTANLIVAISAGLIGGVFTVNLMEQWLRRHEFWKALLYIVTTYIVGALFISTIGALYFNSEKLGLPFYHQDVLVATQLFFGTWLFLKNFIVWLFIVITTLIILMVNDKYGPGMFADYLMGRYFHPKHERRIFMFADIKNATGIAETLGEEKYFNFLKDFFRHIAPAIVQTRGEVYQYVGDEVVVSWKMKHGLRRGNAIQCYFSMQRIIRKKSSKYLKKYGIVPEFKVGYHYGPVMVGEIGQIKRDIAFSGDVLNTTARIQAICNDLDVKVLASKEFANVAYKLPKGVTKIDMGSEQLKGKAEEMPLVTYKKI, encoded by the coding sequence ATGAAGATAAAACTTAGCCGATACAAAACCCGACAGCTGTGGTTTTACACAAAACGAGCCTTTTGGATTCTTATCTCTTGGGTACTTATATCAAACGTTTTATTCTTTTATGAGTTTTTTACCTTAAAAGGTGAAGGTTTATTAAGTTCAGCATTTGATTTTCACTCCGCATTTACGGCAAATTTAATAGTTGCTATAAGTGCAGGATTAATAGGAGGGGTTTTTACGGTAAACCTAATGGAACAATGGCTTAGACGACACGAGTTTTGGAAAGCTTTACTCTACATTGTTACAACCTACATTGTAGGAGCTCTATTTATAAGCACTATTGGAGCCTTATATTTTAATAGTGAAAAGCTTGGTTTACCATTTTACCATCAAGATGTACTTGTAGCTACACAACTATTTTTTGGCACTTGGTTGTTTCTTAAAAATTTTATTGTGTGGCTATTTATAGTAATTACCACGCTCATTATTTTAATGGTTAATGACAAATATGGCCCCGGAATGTTTGCAGACTATTTAATGGGGCGTTATTTTCACCCAAAACACGAGCGGCGCATTTTTATGTTTGCAGATATTAAAAATGCTACCGGTATCGCTGAAACGCTAGGCGAAGAAAAATACTTCAATTTTCTGAAAGATTTTTTTAGACACATCGCACCGGCCATTGTACAAACACGTGGTGAAGTATATCAATATGTAGGTGATGAAGTTGTAGTTTCTTGGAAAATGAAACACGGATTGCGTAGAGGTAATGCTATACAATGTTATTTTTCTATGCAACGAATTATAAGAAAAAAGTCAAGTAAATATTTAAAAAAATATGGTATTGTTCCAGAGTTTAAAGTAGGGTATCATTATGGTCCTGTAATGGTTGGTGAAATAGGTCAAATAAAAAGAGATATTGCTTTTTCTGGAGATGTGCTAAATACCACTGCCCGAATACAAGCAATATGTAACGATCTAGATGTTAAAGTACTAGCATCAAAAGAATTTGCCAATGTTGCTTATAAGTTACCAAAAGGTGTGACTAAAATTGATATGGGAAGTGAACAATTAAAAGGTAAGGCTGAAGAAATGCCCCTTGTTACCTATAAAAAAATCTAA
- a CDS encoding protein-disulfide reductase DsbD: MKKLLILLIAIISFGNTLTAQVLDPVSWQVTVEQEQGDVYNILMTATIDEGWHLYSQKQFGEEFEGPIPTEFSYNNSPETFTLEGETQEPDIDPIHDPVFDLDVIFFEDKATFIQPIKVSNPDGLKVTVEIYYSVCDDEKCLPPDTKTFEVDLASGKGKKNLAEVTADDLEKTAALTIDIGNKDQYKSEEEKGSEKGYLTIFLLGFVGGLIALLTPCVFPMIPLTVSFFTKGAQNKKKGLANAILYGVFIFAIYILLSLPFHLLDSLDPEILNNISTNTTLNIIFFVIFMVFAFSFFGFYEITLPSSWSSKMDNKASSIGGAIGIFFMALTLAIVSFSCTGPILGSLLGGSLTSDGGAMQLTFGMGGFGLALALPFALFALFPNWLNSLPKSGGWLNTVKVVLGFIELGLAFKFLSNADLVEHWGLLKREIFIGIWILCSLGMILYLFGIIRFPHDGPKKKRPPMGNILVGVITLAFMLYLIPGLTNSSYANLKLLSGFPPPLFYSVYDKDTEAPLGLEAYKDLEEGLAVARKTGKPIMIDFTGWACVNCRKMEEQVWSRQDIFETINNDYVLISLYVDDRKELPDDQKFNFLKPSGGVKKIKTIGDKWATFQTVNFKNNSQPYYILMDTDFNLLNKPVGYTPNADEYLYWLEEGLKNFSEELTSN, translated from the coding sequence ATGAAAAAACTCCTCATCCTTTTAATTGCAATAATAAGTTTTGGTAATACGCTTACAGCACAAGTTTTAGATCCTGTTTCTTGGCAGGTTACCGTAGAACAAGAACAAGGTGATGTATATAATATTTTAATGACAGCCACAATAGATGAAGGTTGGCATTTATACAGTCAAAAACAATTTGGTGAAGAATTTGAAGGTCCTATTCCTACCGAGTTTTCATACAATAACTCTCCAGAAACTTTTACACTTGAAGGTGAAACACAAGAACCAGACATAGACCCAATCCATGATCCGGTTTTTGATCTTGACGTTATCTTTTTTGAAGATAAAGCAACTTTTATACAACCTATTAAAGTTAGCAATCCGGATGGATTAAAAGTAACTGTCGAAATTTATTATTCAGTTTGTGATGATGAGAAATGTTTACCGCCAGATACCAAAACGTTTGAGGTAGATCTAGCTTCAGGAAAAGGAAAAAAAAACCTCGCAGAGGTAACCGCAGATGACTTAGAAAAAACAGCCGCCTTAACAATTGATATTGGTAATAAAGATCAATATAAAAGTGAAGAAGAAAAAGGTTCAGAAAAGGGGTATTTAACTATATTTTTATTAGGATTTGTAGGTGGTCTTATTGCATTATTAACTCCTTGTGTTTTTCCTATGATTCCTTTGACGGTTTCATTTTTCACCAAAGGAGCACAAAATAAAAAGAAAGGATTAGCAAATGCAATCTTATATGGTGTTTTCATATTTGCTATTTATATTTTATTAAGTCTTCCTTTTCATTTATTAGACTCGTTAGATCCCGAAATACTAAATAATATTTCTACAAATACCACTTTAAACATTATTTTCTTTGTCATTTTTATGGTATTTGCTTTTTCATTTTTTGGATTTTATGAAATTACATTACCTAGTTCTTGGAGTTCAAAAATGGATAACAAGGCATCTAGTATTGGTGGCGCTATAGGTATTTTCTTTATGGCGTTGACCCTTGCTATTGTGTCGTTTTCTTGTACAGGACCTATCTTGGGTTCTCTTTTGGGAGGTTCTTTAACAAGTGATGGTGGCGCTATGCAGCTTACATTTGGTATGGGAGGTTTTGGTTTGGCTCTTGCTTTACCATTTGCACTTTTTGCTTTATTTCCTAATTGGTTGAACTCTCTACCCAAAAGTGGCGGATGGCTTAATACAGTAAAAGTGGTATTAGGTTTTATAGAATTAGGGCTGGCTTTCAAATTCCTTTCAAATGCAGACCTTGTAGAGCATTGGGGATTGTTAAAACGTGAAATTTTTATTGGCATTTGGATTCTATGTTCGTTGGGAATGATCTTATATTTATTTGGTATTATTCGTTTTCCTCACGATGGACCAAAAAAGAAAAGACCACCAATGGGTAATATACTTGTAGGAGTAATTACCTTGGCTTTTATGTTGTACTTAATTCCTGGTTTGACAAATAGTAGTTATGCCAATTTAAAACTATTAAGTGGTTTTCCTCCACCATTATTCTATAGTGTTTATGATAAAGATACTGAAGCTCCATTAGGTTTAGAAGCTTATAAGGACTTGGAGGAAGGTTTAGCTGTTGCAAGAAAAACCGGAAAACCTATCATGATAGATTTTACAGGTTGGGCTTGTGTAAACTGCAGAAAGATGGAAGAACAAGTTTGGAGTCGTCAAGATATATTTGAAACCATTAATAATGATTATGTACTTATATCTCTTTACGTAGATGACAGAAAAGAACTTCCGGATGATCAAAAATTTAATTTCTTAAAACCTAGTGGCGGCGTAAAGAAAATTAAAACCATAGGCGATAAATGGGCAACGTTTCAAACGGTGAACTTTAAAAATAATTCACAACCATACTATATTTTAATGGATACAGATTTTAATCTGTTAAATAAGCCGGTAGGTTATACACCTAATGCAGATGAATATTTATACTGGCTAGAAGAGGGGCTTAAAAACTTTTCTGAAGAGCTTACTTCAAACTAA
- a CDS encoding N-acetylglucosamine kinase codes for MILIADGGSTKCDWILLNQQGELLQKTRTLGINPTVVSQADMKKRIQENDTLHTLFKDVKTVDFYGAGCGTQTPRLLLKEVLNELFIKAQVAVGEDTTAAVYASTTKPGIVGILGTGSNCCYFDGTKIHSGAPSLGYSVMDDASGNYFGKQLLRDYFYHKMPRQVASEFESKFNLDPDTIKLNLYKKPNPNAYLASFAEFIFLCELDKPYFKNLMKTGVNLFIQNQVLLYDEAQEVPIHFVGSIAHFSKEIIVECLENHTLQPGNFVKRPIDGLIDYYKNHKL; via the coding sequence ATGATTTTAATAGCTGATGGCGGTTCAACAAAATGCGATTGGATTCTTTTGAATCAACAAGGGGAGTTGCTTCAAAAAACACGCACTCTTGGCATAAATCCCACTGTGGTATCACAAGCCGACATGAAAAAACGCATTCAAGAAAATGACACTTTACATACACTTTTTAAAGATGTTAAAACTGTTGATTTTTATGGAGCTGGGTGTGGTACACAAACACCAAGATTATTACTCAAAGAGGTATTGAATGAACTCTTTATAAAAGCGCAAGTTGCTGTAGGTGAAGATACCACAGCCGCTGTATATGCTTCAACTACAAAACCGGGTATTGTTGGAATTTTGGGTACAGGTTCAAACTGTTGCTATTTTGATGGAACAAAAATACATTCAGGAGCGCCTTCTTTGGGATACTCGGTAATGGATGATGCCAGCGGGAATTACTTCGGAAAACAGCTGTTGCGCGACTATTTTTATCATAAAATGCCGAGGCAAGTAGCTTCAGAATTTGAAAGTAAATTCAACCTTGATCCAGATACCATCAAATTGAATTTGTATAAAAAACCAAATCCTAACGCGTATCTAGCATCTTTTGCCGAATTTATATTTCTTTGTGAGCTAGACAAGCCTTACTTTAAAAACTTAATGAAAACCGGGGTAAATTTATTTATACAAAATCAAGTTCTTCTGTATGATGAAGCTCAAGAAGTACCTATTCATTTTGTAGGTTCTATTGCCCATTTTTCAAAAGAAATTATAGTTGAATGCTTAGAAAACCATACATTGCAACCCGGAAATTTTGTGAAACGTCCTATAGATGGGTTAATAGACTATTATAAAAATCATAAATTGTAA
- the tilS gene encoding tRNA lysidine(34) synthetase TilS has translation MLQTFQKNLNIQFAFLKDKKVLVACSGGVDSIVLSLLLKKSGISIGLAHCNFSLRGKESDADESFVIDWADRLSIPVFTETFDTKTFAKDNKLSTQMAARQLRYQWFSEVMKDFDYQYIATGHHADDDLETFFINLSRGTGLQGLTGIPEIHNAIVRPLLSFSREEIVQFATYNNLSWREDSSNAKTDYLRNKLRHDVIPEFKNATEGVLQNFKKTQQFLNDSQHLIEDYIALVYNLAVTENFDGYTLHLQKLKELPHTEALLYQLLHPFGFTDWEAVSELLEAQSGKQIFSETHRLLKDRNVFLLTKIPSEEKKEQFFIQKNTKKIDHPIKLELNPIDKIGYIDSSVIYVDFDTLQFPLKLRKWQKGDTFQPFGMKGKKKISKFFKDEKLSLIAKEQVWLLCSDSKIIWIVGHRVDDRFKVTPSTKNILKISVKD, from the coding sequence ATGTTACAAACATTTCAGAAAAATCTCAACATTCAATTTGCTTTCCTAAAAGATAAAAAAGTACTTGTGGCTTGTAGCGGAGGAGTAGATAGTATCGTTCTATCTTTACTTCTTAAAAAATCAGGCATTTCCATAGGCTTGGCACACTGTAATTTTTCACTTCGCGGAAAAGAAAGCGACGCAGATGAAAGCTTTGTTATCGATTGGGCAGATAGACTGTCAATACCTGTGTTTACCGAAACTTTTGATACAAAGACTTTTGCAAAAGATAACAAGCTATCTACACAAATGGCTGCCCGTCAATTAAGATACCAATGGTTTTCAGAAGTAATGAAAGATTTTGATTATCAATACATAGCCACCGGTCATCACGCAGACGATGATTTGGAAACATTCTTTATCAACCTAAGTAGAGGTACGGGGTTACAAGGATTAACAGGAATTCCCGAGATACATAATGCTATTGTGAGGCCTTTATTAAGTTTTTCTAGAGAAGAGATAGTTCAATTTGCAACCTATAACAACCTCTCTTGGAGAGAAGACAGCAGCAACGCAAAAACAGATTATTTGCGCAATAAGCTACGTCACGATGTAATTCCAGAATTTAAAAACGCTACTGAAGGTGTTTTACAAAATTTTAAAAAAACACAGCAGTTTTTAAACGACAGTCAACACTTAATTGAAGATTATATTGCCTTGGTCTACAATCTTGCAGTAACCGAAAATTTTGACGGTTATACATTGCATCTTCAAAAACTAAAAGAGCTTCCTCATACTGAAGCGCTGCTCTACCAATTATTACATCCCTTTGGGTTTACAGATTGGGAAGCGGTTTCAGAACTACTTGAAGCACAAAGCGGAAAGCAAATTTTTTCAGAAACACATCGACTTTTAAAAGATAGAAATGTCTTTTTATTGACCAAAATCCCTTCGGAAGAAAAAAAAGAACAATTTTTTATTCAGAAAAACACAAAAAAAATTGATCATCCTATAAAATTAGAACTTAATCCTATCGATAAAATAGGGTATATTGACAGTAGTGTGATTTACGTAGATTTTGATACGCTTCAATTTCCATTAAAACTCCGAAAGTGGCAAAAAGGGGATACCTTTCAGCCATTTGGTATGAAAGGAAAAAAGAAAATTAGTAAGTTTTTTAAAGATGAAAAGTTATCTTTGATAGCCAAAGAACAAGTTTGGTTACTGTGTAGTGATTCAAAAATAATTTGGATTGTTGGTCACCGAGTAGATGATCGTTTTAAAGTTACACCAAGCACAAAGAATATCCTTAAGATTAGTGTTAAAGATTAA
- the pgi gene encoding glucose-6-phosphate isomerase, whose amino-acid sequence MNFPKVNPTKTKAWNALKAHFSEMKQVKMQDLFAQEESRAEAFSLQWNDFYIDYSKNRISSKTKSLLLDLAKEVKLDEAIKAQFSGSAINQTENRAVLHTALRDFDAMKPEVKETLQKMKTFSEEIISGSWKGCTGKAITDIVNIGVGGSDLGPKMASEALQYYKNHLQTHYISNVDGDHVFETIKNLNPETTLFIIVSKSFSTLETLTNATTIREWFLKNLSEKDIEKHFVAVTANQTSAVDFGIKSTNIFPMWDWVGGRFSLWSAVGLSTCCAVGYDHFESLLKGAHEMDKHFYSSEFEENIPVMLGMLSIWYANFFNIETEAIIPYSEYLDMLVPYLQQAVMESNGKSVDRNQDFIDYTTGTIVWGNTGTNAQHAFFQLIHQGTRCIPVDFVAFSKSLHGNKKHHIKLLSNCFAQSEALLSGTYKKEVDNAYKFFEGNNPSNTILIKKLTPKTLGSLIALYEHKLFVQGVVWNIYSYDQWGVELGKTVAKNLMNAFELGDSTLISNKSTQNLFNKSIQ is encoded by the coding sequence ATGAATTTTCCAAAAGTAAATCCTACAAAAACAAAGGCTTGGAATGCTTTAAAAGCTCATTTTTCAGAAATGAAACAGGTGAAAATGCAGGATTTATTTGCACAAGAAGAAAGTAGAGCAGAAGCTTTTTCTCTGCAATGGAATGATTTTTATATAGATTATTCAAAAAATCGCATATCTAGCAAAACCAAATCTTTACTTCTAGATTTGGCAAAAGAAGTAAAACTTGATGAAGCCATAAAAGCTCAATTTTCTGGAAGTGCAATTAACCAAACTGAAAACCGAGCTGTTTTACACACAGCACTTCGTGATTTTGATGCAATGAAGCCGGAGGTTAAAGAGACACTTCAAAAAATGAAAACATTTTCTGAAGAAATTATTTCAGGATCTTGGAAAGGTTGCACAGGTAAGGCTATTACAGATATTGTAAATATAGGTGTTGGTGGTAGTGATCTAGGTCCAAAAATGGCTAGTGAAGCATTACAGTATTATAAAAATCATTTACAAACTCATTATATATCAAATGTAGATGGTGATCACGTTTTTGAAACTATAAAGAACTTGAATCCAGAAACAACCTTATTTATAATTGTTTCCAAGAGTTTTTCTACACTAGAAACGTTGACAAATGCAACTACCATTAGAGAATGGTTTTTGAAAAATCTTTCTGAAAAAGACATTGAAAAACATTTTGTTGCTGTAACAGCAAATCAAACTTCTGCTGTTGATTTTGGTATTAAGTCAACAAATATTTTTCCTATGTGGGATTGGGTTGGTGGTCGTTTTTCACTTTGGAGTGCAGTTGGACTTTCTACTTGCTGTGCCGTGGGATATGATCATTTTGAGTCTCTTTTAAAAGGAGCACACGAAATGGATAAGCATTTTTATTCTTCAGAATTTGAAGAAAATATTCCCGTTATGTTGGGTATGCTATCTATATGGTATGCAAATTTTTTTAATATTGAAACCGAAGCGATTATACCCTATTCAGAATATTTGGATATGTTGGTTCCATACTTGCAGCAAGCAGTTATGGAAAGTAACGGAAAAAGCGTAGACCGCAATCAAGATTTCATAGATTATACCACAGGAACCATTGTTTGGGGCAATACAGGCACCAATGCTCAACATGCATTTTTTCAGCTTATACACCAAGGTACTCGATGCATTCCGGTTGATTTTGTTGCTTTTTCTAAGTCTTTACATGGAAATAAAAAACACCATATTAAATTACTTTCAAATTGTTTTGCTCAATCTGAAGCACTATTGAGCGGGACTTATAAAAAGGAAGTTGATAATGCTTACAAGTTTTTTGAAGGGAATAACCCGTCAAACACGATTCTTATTAAAAAACTAACCCCTAAAACCTTAGGAAGTTTAATAGCATTGTATGAACATAAACTATTTGTACAAGGCGTTGTTTGGAATATTTATAGCTATGATCAATGGGGTGTAGAGCTTGGAAAAACCGTTGCAAAAAACCTAATGAATGCTTTTGAACTAGGTGATTCAACATTGATTTCAAATAAGTCTACTCAAAATCTTTTTAATAAATCTATTCAGTAA
- a CDS encoding DUF3307 domain-containing protein, with protein MEFISFLLLQFLAHILADYFFQWAAMAKQKAEKGFKSGLLIWHILIVFITSWVLSFQLSFIYAAILIAITHYVIDGCKLYISRSKLIGRYAFFIDQALHILVLCLVSWGFSAYQGIHTFFEIPLSTKSLFLIISYLLCLKPANIFIREVFSATEVEVTSDNELPNAGKVIGVLERLLTLTFIVINQYEAVGFLIAAKSILRYRNDETLKTEYVLIGTMLSFGTATILGIITNAF; from the coding sequence ATGGAGTTTATTTCTTTTTTATTACTTCAATTCTTGGCTCACATTCTGGCAGATTATTTTTTTCAGTGGGCTGCAATGGCTAAGCAAAAAGCTGAAAAAGGCTTCAAAAGTGGGCTATTAATTTGGCATATACTTATTGTTTTTATCACTTCATGGGTATTGTCTTTTCAATTGAGTTTTATTTATGCAGCAATTCTCATTGCTATTACACATTATGTAATAGATGGCTGTAAATTATACATAAGCCGAAGCAAATTGATAGGGCGGTATGCGTTCTTCATTGATCAAGCATTGCACATATTGGTTTTATGTTTGGTTAGTTGGGGTTTTTCAGCATATCAAGGCATACATACTTTCTTTGAAATACCTCTCAGTACTAAAAGCTTGTTTTTAATAATAAGCTACCTTTTATGTTTAAAACCGGCCAATATTTTTATTAGGGAAGTTTTTAGCGCTACTGAAGTTGAAGTTACAAGTGATAATGAATTACCCAACGCAGGAAAGGTTATAGGCGTTTTAGAACGCTTATTAACCTTAACTTTTATAGTAATCAATCAATATGAAGCAGTAGGTTTTCTCATTGCAGCAAAGTCCATTTTACGTTATAGAAATGACGAAACCTTAAAAACCGAATACGTACTAATAGGTACGATGCTTAGCTTTGGAACCGCCACAATTTTAGGAATTATAACAAACGCTTTCTAG
- the gap gene encoding type I glyceraldehyde-3-phosphate dehydrogenase, which produces MTKIAINGFGRIGRLAFRIASQRDDIEVVAVNDLVDINQLAYLLEFDSVHGRFPGTISVEGNSLVVNGKQIRVTSEKNPENLKWDQVNATIVIDCTGVFKEKDKAEAHLKGGAQKVIISAPSKSVPMFVMGVNHADIKPEDTILSNASCTTNCLAPMAKLIHDELGIVEGLMTTVHATTASQSTVDQPSKKNYRIGRNALRNIIPTTTGAAIAVTKVIPALEGKLTGMAFRVPTADVSVVDLTVKTQKSATYDQVKALFKNASETDYKGIIGYTEKEVVSQDFVSDSRTSIFDASAGIALNDTFFKLVAWYDNEYAYSAKLVDLTAYVSTL; this is translated from the coding sequence ATGACAAAAATTGCAATTAACGGTTTTGGAAGAATAGGAAGACTCGCTTTTAGAATTGCTTCACAGCGAGACGATATAGAGGTAGTAGCCGTAAATGACCTGGTTGATATAAACCAATTGGCTTACTTACTAGAGTTTGATTCCGTTCACGGAAGGTTCCCGGGAACTATTTCAGTAGAAGGAAACTCCTTAGTTGTTAACGGAAAACAAATACGCGTCACTTCTGAAAAAAATCCTGAAAACCTAAAGTGGGATCAAGTGAACGCCACAATTGTTATTGATTGCACAGGTGTGTTTAAAGAAAAAGATAAAGCCGAAGCCCATTTAAAGGGAGGTGCTCAAAAGGTGATTATTTCGGCACCTTCAAAGTCTGTACCTATGTTTGTAATGGGAGTTAATCATGCAGACATAAAGCCAGAAGATACTATTCTTTCAAACGCTTCTTGTACAACCAATTGCTTAGCTCCAATGGCAAAACTTATACATGATGAATTAGGGATTGTAGAGGGCTTAATGACAACTGTACACGCAACAACAGCATCACAGTCTACGGTTGACCAACCTTCAAAAAAGAATTATCGCATTGGCAGAAATGCTTTGCGTAATATCATTCCTACAACTACAGGAGCTGCAATAGCCGTGACAAAGGTAATTCCGGCTTTGGAAGGTAAATTAACCGGAATGGCGTTTAGAGTACCTACAGCAGATGTTTCGGTTGTAGATTTAACTGTAAAAACTCAAAAAAGTGCCACTTATGATCAAGTGAAAGCATTGTTTAAAAACGCTTCAGAAACCGATTATAAAGGAATAATAGGATATACAGAAAAAGAAGTTGTTTCTCAAGATTTTGTAAGTGATTCAAGAACTTCCATATTTGATGCCTCAGCAGGCATAGCATTAAATGATACCTTTTTTAAATTGGTAGCTTGGTATGATAACGAATATGCTTATTCTGCAAAGCTAGTTGATCTTACGGCTTACGTTTCAACACTTTAG
- the pfkA gene encoding 6-phosphofructokinase: protein MNQKIKKIGVLTSGGDAPGMNAAIRAVVRSCTFHKFSCVGIFRGYEGLIEGDFKELGPRSVKNIINKGGTFLKSARSKEFRTKEGRKKAFENLQNNAIDALVVIGGDGTFTGATIFSEEHNFPIVGLPGTIDNDIYGTDVTIGYDTALNTVVEAIDKIRDTANSHNRLFLVEVMGRNAGSIALNAGIGAGAEEVLIPEENLGRERLLQSLKRSKKAGKSSSIIVVSEGDQIGKNIFKLADYITNNLNEYEVRVTVLGHIQRGGAPSCYDRVLASRLGVSAVDALLDGKSDCMIGIAHNKITSVPFSEAIKSSNELDLELVRVSDIVSL, encoded by the coding sequence ATGAATCAGAAAATCAAAAAAATTGGAGTGCTTACAAGCGGTGGAGACGCACCCGGTATGAATGCTGCTATTAGAGCGGTTGTTCGTTCTTGTACTTTTCATAAATTTAGCTGCGTAGGAATTTTTAGAGGATATGAAGGGTTAATTGAAGGAGACTTTAAAGAATTAGGACCTCGTTCGGTTAAAAATATCATTAACAAAGGCGGAACATTTCTTAAATCAGCCCGTTCTAAAGAATTTAGAACCAAAGAAGGAAGAAAAAAAGCTTTCGAAAACCTACAAAACAACGCCATTGATGCCTTAGTCGTTATAGGTGGTGACGGTACTTTTACGGGTGCTACCATTTTTTCAGAAGAACATAACTTTCCTATTGTAGGGCTTCCCGGAACCATTGATAATGATATTTATGGTACCGATGTAACCATAGGGTATGATACTGCCTTAAACACAGTAGTTGAAGCAATTGACAAAATAAGAGATACAGCAAACTCACATAATCGATTGTTTTTGGTTGAAGTAATGGGCAGAAATGCAGGCAGCATAGCCTTAAACGCAGGAATTGGCGCAGGAGCTGAAGAAGTATTAATTCCTGAAGAAAACCTAGGTAGAGAGCGACTGCTTCAATCTCTTAAACGCAGTAAAAAAGCCGGAAAATCATCAAGTATTATTGTTGTTTCTGAAGGGGATCAAATTGGAAAAAATATTTTTAAGCTTGCAGATTATATTACAAATAACCTTAATGAATATGAAGTACGCGTTACAGTTCTAGGTCATATTCAGCGAGGTGGAGCACCTAGTTGTTATGATCGTGTTTTAGCAAGTAGGTTAGGAGTAAGCGCTGTTGATGCCTTACTAGACGGTAAAAGCGATTGTATGATTGGTATTGCACACAACAAAATAACAAGTGTTCCTTTTTCAGAAGCTATAAAGAGTAGTAATGAGCTAGACCTAGAGTTGGTAAGAGTTTCAGATATTGTCTCATTATAA